In one window of Littorina saxatilis isolate snail1 linkage group LG11, US_GU_Lsax_2.0, whole genome shotgun sequence DNA:
- the LOC138979674 gene encoding ER membrane protein complex subunit 2-like: protein MAQHVSWEEARGILRKLREEQVRDGDLVVKLWEDVLMDSSHKLGNELWNVYEQVCIAALDCQKLEIADLCIEALEAKFPNSVRVKRLEGMFLESEGSFNKAIEIYQEITEKDDANMFAKKRLVAILKAQKKIPEAIEKLNEYLKKFMTDYEAWNEMCDLYLSIHDYANASFCLEELLMSNPHNHLYHQKYADIKYTYGGTDNMEMARSYYAQAVKLSPSNMRALYGLFLSATNLSSSSGKGAKERSLNSKYAAWAAEQIATKYKAQQPDQQLRDTKVLESIEKMLESLQVAN from the exons ATGGCGCAGCACGTTAGTTGGGAAG AGGCCAGAGGCATTTTGCGTAAGCTGAGGGAAGAGCAGGTCAGAGATGGCGATCTTGTGGTCAAACTCTGGGAGGATGTCCTCATGGATTCCAGCCACAAGCTGGGCAATGAAC TGTGGAATGTCTACGAACAGGTGTGCATTGCAGCCCTCGATTGCCAGAAACTGGAGATTGCTGAt TTGTGCATAGAAGCTCTGGAAGCCAAGTTCCCTAACAGTGTTCGTGTGAAGAGACTGGAAGGGATGTTCTTGGAATCAGAGGGAAG CTTTAATAAGGCCATAGAAATCTACCAGGAGATCACAGAGAAAGATGACGCAAACATG TTTGCCAAGAAGAGGCTGGTTGCCATACTGAAAGCACAGAAAAAGATTCCCGAAGCCATTGAAAAGCTGAACGAATACTTGAAAAA GTTTATGACCGACTACGAAGCGTGGAATGAAATGTGCGACCTGTACCTGTCGATACACGATTACGCCAACGCCTCGTTCTGCCTTGAAGAGCTGCTCATGTCAAATCCCCACAACCATCTGTACCACCAGAAATACGCAGAT ATCAAGTACACGTACGGAGGCACGGACAACATGGAGATGGCTCGGTCATACTACGCTCAGGCGGTCAAGCTGTCGCCCAGCAACATGAGGGCCCTGTATGGACTCTTCCTG TCGGCCACAAACCTGAGCTCGAGTTCAGGCAAGGGAGCCAAGGAACGATCGTTGAACAGTAAATACGCTGCATGGGCTGCCGAACAGATTGCCACAAAGTACAAG gccCAGCAGCCAGACCAACAGTTGAGAGACACCAAAGTTCTGGAATCCATCGAGAAAATGTTGGAGTCCTTACAGGTTGCTAATTAG